The nucleotide window CATGACAAGGCGCGGTGACGGTGGTGATGGTGTCCCTACAAAGCGTGGCGGTCACCGGACCACCGGTGCCGGAACGTCCGTGACGCTCGTCACTGCGCACTCGTCGTCGCGGGATCGTTTTGCCGGGGCGGGGCGGCAGCGGGGAGACTGTGGAGTCCCACCAAAGCCCTGAGCACTGCGAGAGTGACCAGCACCATGCACGACGCACCGCCCGCCGACGCGCGCCCGACCTCCGGCGGCGGCCGGGAACCGCTGGGCGCGGGGCTCAAGCAGCGCCACATGACCATGCTGGGGCTGGGCGGGGTGATCGGCGCCGGGCTCTTCGTGGGGTCGGGCGCCGGGATCGCGGTGGCCGGGCCGGGGATCGTGGTGTCGTACCTGATCGCGGGTGCGCTGGCGATGCTGATCATGCGGATGCTGGGCGAGTTGTCGGCCGCGATGCCGTCCTCCGGGGCGTTCTCGGTCCACGCGGAGCGGGCCTTCGGCCGCTGGGCCGGGTTCACCGTGGGGTGGCTGTACTGGTTCATGCTGGTGGTGGTGCTGGCGGTGGAGGCGACCGGGGCGGCCACCATCGCCGCCGGGTGGTGGCCGGCGGTGCCGCAGTGGGCGTGGGTGCTGCTGTTCATGGTGGTCTTCACCGGGGCCAACCTCGCCTCGGTGCGCAGCTTCGGCGAGTTCGAGTTCTGGTTCGCGGCGCTGAAGGTGGCCGCGATCGTGGCGTTCCTGGTGCTCGGGGTGCTGGCGGCGTGCGGGGTGCTGCCGGGTACGCGTCCGGTGGGGGCGGCCAACCTGACCGGCCACGGCGGTTTCCTGCCGCGCGGCTGGAACGGGGTGGTCTCCGGGGTGCTGGCGGTGGTCTTCGCCTTCGGCGGACTGGAGGTGGTCACCATCGCCGCCGCCGAGTCCGACGACCCGGCGCGGGCGGTGGGCCGGGCGGTGCGCAGCGCGGTGGCGCGGATCCTGCTGTTCTACGTCGGCTCGATGCTGGTGGTGGTCACCCTGCTGCCGTGGACCTCGATCACGCCGGGGCACAGCCCGTACGTGGCGGTACTGGACCGGATCGGCGTCCCGGCGGCCGGGCAGATCATGAACGCGGTGGTCTTCGTCGCCCTGCTCTCGGCGCTCAACGCCAACCTGTACGGGGCGTCGCGGATGGTGTTCTCGCTGGCCCGGCGCGGGGAGGCGCCGCGCGGGCTGCTGCGGGTGACCGGCGGGGTGCCGGTGCGGGCGGTGCTGGCCTCGGTGGCGTTCGGCTTCGTCTCGGTGCTGCTCAACCTGAAGTGGCCGCACTCGGTCTTCCTGTACCTGCTCAACGCCGTGGGCGCGGTGCTGCTGGTGGTGTGGGGGCTGGTGATCGGTTCCCATCTGCGGTTGCGGCGGCGGATCGACCGGGCGGCGCGGGAGACGGGCGGCGTTGTTCCGGCGGTGCGGGCGTGGGGCTTCCCGTGGCTCAACTGGGTGGCGCTGGCCGGGATGGTGGCGGTGCTGGTGCTGATGGCGGCCGACCCCGGGTCGCGTCCGCAGGTGCTGTGGTCGGGCGGGGCGACCGGGCTGGTGCTGCTGGCGGCGTGGGTACGGCAGGCGCGCAGGGCGGGCGATTCGGCGGAAGCGGCCGGAAAACCCCGTACCTGACGACGGATTGGT belongs to Streptantibioticus cattleyicolor NRRL 8057 = DSM 46488 and includes:
- a CDS encoding amino acid permease; this translates as MHDAPPADARPTSGGGREPLGAGLKQRHMTMLGLGGVIGAGLFVGSGAGIAVAGPGIVVSYLIAGALAMLIMRMLGELSAAMPSSGAFSVHAERAFGRWAGFTVGWLYWFMLVVVLAVEATGAATIAAGWWPAVPQWAWVLLFMVVFTGANLASVRSFGEFEFWFAALKVAAIVAFLVLGVLAACGVLPGTRPVGAANLTGHGGFLPRGWNGVVSGVLAVVFAFGGLEVVTIAAAESDDPARAVGRAVRSAVARILLFYVGSMLVVVTLLPWTSITPGHSPYVAVLDRIGVPAAGQIMNAVVFVALLSALNANLYGASRMVFSLARRGEAPRGLLRVTGGVPVRAVLASVAFGFVSVLLNLKWPHSVFLYLLNAVGAVLLVVWGLVIGSHLRLRRRIDRAARETGGVVPAVRAWGFPWLNWVALAGMVAVLVLMAADPGSRPQVLWSGGATGLVLLAAWVRQARRAGDSAEAAGKPRT